The following coding sequences are from one Xiphias gladius isolate SHS-SW01 ecotype Sanya breed wild chromosome 14, ASM1685928v1, whole genome shotgun sequence window:
- the nol7 gene encoding nucleolar protein 7, which translates to MARKQRGETTSPSKTADDEKKAENFSLKLESSDDEAPEEVTFEDSKAQALRSMKQALDTARREKELLKEKRRRRQELFQEQKKRKLLPADLLEEIDSASSKKQRQSEDTATSLPAEEEQQQEEEGEGEEERTKKKKKSWKLAHTRNLKGNYTVATLKEERVLASFQQRAAEDFLRSRLYGPGSCRTTSGEMLSLQNKKGRNKSAAVQFVKKDWACREKAKAEKLKKRWIHKQKIPPC; encoded by the exons ATGGCGAGGAAACAACGTGGGGAAACAACTTCGCCGTCAAAGACGGCGGACGACGAAAAAAAGGCCGAAAACTTCAGTTTAAAGCTCGAGTCCAGTGACGATGAGGCGCCCGAAGAGGTGACATTCGAAGACTCGAAGGCTCAGGCCTTACGGAGCATGAAACAGGCGCTGGACACAGCCAGAAG GGAAAAGGAGCTgctgaaagagaagaggaggaggagacaggagctgTTCCAGGAacagaag AAAAGAAAACTCTTACCGGCCGACCTGTTGGAGGAAATCGACTCAGCCTCTTCAAA gaAGCAGAGACAGTCTGAAGACACAG CAACGTCCTTACCAGCtgaagaggagcagcagcaggaggaggaaggagagggagaggaagaaaggacgaagaagaagaaaaagagttGGAAATTGGCACATACTCGAAA TCTGAAGGGAAACTACACGGTGGCGACGCTGAAGGAGGAGCGGGTGCTGGCGTCTTTCCAGCAGCGGGCGGCCGAGGACTTCCTCCGGTCCAGGCTGTACGGACCAGGAAGCTGCAGGACCACAA GTGGCGAGATGCTCTCCCTCCAGAACAAGAAGGGGAGGAATAAAAGCGCGGCAGTGCAGTTTGTCAAGAAGGACTGGG CCTGCAGGGAAAAAGCCAAAGCGGAGAAGCTGAAGAAGAGGTGGATCCACAAGCAGAAGATCCCCCCCTGCTGA